The Syngnathus scovelli strain Florida chromosome 18, RoL_Ssco_1.2, whole genome shotgun sequence genome contains a region encoding:
- the LOC125986141 gene encoding delta-type opioid receptor, which yields MLTRAREQCAARGYAPSAPLSKVCCKQQVEACAPFAMMESAGPAETFRERLQEDASSAAASGNASAWSRNGSVGDQDWELDQDALSPVIPIITAVYSLVFVVGLLGNCLVMYVIVRYTKMKTATNIYIFNLALADALVTTTMPFQSTDYLLNTWPFGQVLCKVFIAIDYYNMFTSIFTLTMMSVDRYVAVCHPVKALDFRTPVKAKVINVCIWILSSAAGIPAFILGGTQTNLGITECTLQFPEPYVYWDTVMKMCVFVFAFVVPVLIITVCYSLMLLRLKSVRMLSGSRVKDRNLRRITRLVVVVVAVFVVCWTPIHIFILVKALASVPETTAIMAAYFFCVALGYTNSSLNPILYAFLDENFKRCFKDFCVSARLRQQKASRSRKAAAAPEAVGEAAVPLRNPDENSKAT from the exons ATGTTGACGCGCGCGCGCGAACAGTGTGCAGCGCGCGGGTACGCGCCCTCCGCCCCTCTTTCCAAAGTTTGCTGCAAACAGCAAGTGGAAGCGTGTGCACCTTTTGCAATGATGGAAAGCGCTGGTCCGGCCGAGACGTTTCGGGAGCGTTTGCAGGAAGACGCGTCAAGCGCCGCCGCGAGCGGCAACGCTTCAGCGTGGAGTCGGAATGGCAGCGTGGGTGACCAGGACTGGGAGCTGGACCAAGACGCCTTGTCGCCCGTCATACCCATCATCACCGCCGTCTACTCGCTCGTCTTCGTGGTGGGATTGCTGGGCAACTGCCTGGTCATGTATGTCATCGTCCG GTACACCAAGATGAAAACGGCCACCAACATCTACATCTTCAACCTGGCCCTGGCCGACGCCCTGGTCACCACCACCATGCCCTTCCAGAGCACCGACTACCTGCTCAACACGTGGCCCTTCGGCCAGGTGCTGTGCAAGGTCTTCATCGCCATCGACTACTACAACATGTTCACCAGCATCTTCACGCTCACCATGATGAGCGTGGACCGCTACGTGGCCGTGTGCCACCCGGTCAAGGCGCTGGACTTCCGGACCCCAGTTAAGGCCAAGGTCATCAACGTGTGCATCTGGATCCTGTCCTCGGCCGCCGGCATTCCCGCTTTTATCCTGGGCGGTACCCAGACAAACCTCG GCATCACCGAGTGCACCTTACAGTTCCCCGAGCCGTACGTGTACTGGGACACGGTCatgaaaatgtgtgtgtttgtcttcgCCTTCGTGGTGCCGGTTCTCATCATCACCGTGTGCTACTCCCTGATGCTCCTCCGCCTCAAGAGCGTGCGCATGCTGTCCGGCTCACGGGTGAAGGACCGCAACCTGCGGCGCATCACCcggctggtggtggtggtggtggccgtCTTCGTGGTGTGCTGGACCCCCATCCACATCTTTATTCTGGTTAAGGCGCTGGCCAGCGTGCCCGAGACCACCGCCATCATGGCCGCCTACTTCTTTTGTGTGGCGCTGGGCTACACCAACAGTAGCCTCAATCCCATCCTCTACGCCTTCCTGGATGAAAACTTTAAGCGCTGCTTCAAGGACTTCTGCGTCTCAGCTAGGCTAAGGCAGCAGAAGGCATCCAGGAGCAGGAAGGCGGCAGCAGCACCGGAGGCCGTGGGCGAGGCCGCCGTGCCCCTCCGCAACCCGGATGAGAACAGTAAGGCCACATGA
- the chmp5b gene encoding charged multivesicular body protein 5, with protein MNRIFGKGKPKGPPPNLTDCIGTVDSRSESVDKKIARLDAELVKYKEQMKKMRDGPSKNMVKQKAMRILKQKRMYEGQRDNLMQQSFNMEQANYTIQTLQDTKTTVDAMKGGLKDMKKAYKQVKLDQIENIQDQLEDMMEDANEIQETLSRSYGTPEIDEDDLEAELNALGDEFLMDEDSSYLDEASTAPAIPEGLPGSKSIREGVLVDEFGLPQIPAT; from the exons atgaATCGTATTTTTGGTAAGGGGAAACCCAAGGGTCCGCCACCGAACCTTACGGACTGCATCGGAACC GTGGATTCCCGTTCGGAGTCTGTGGATAAGAAAATTGCCAGACTGGATGCCGAGCTTGTCAAGTACAAGGAACAGATGAAGAAGATGCGAGACGGACCATCAAAG AACATGGTCAAACAAAAGGCCATGAGGATCCTGAAGCAGAAGCGAAT GTACGAGGGCCAGCGAGACAACCTCATGCAGCAGTCGTTTAACATGGAACAAGCCAACTACACCATTCAAACCCTCCAAGACACTAAAACCACA GTGGATGCCATGAAGGGCGGCCTGAAAGACATGAAGAAAGCGTACAAGCAAGTCAAACTCGATCAAATCGAG AACATTCAAGATCAGCTGGAGGACATGATGGAAGACGCCAACGAGATCCAAGAGACGCTGAGCCGCAGCTACGGAACTCCCGAGATTGACGAGGACGACTTGGAGGCGG AGCTGAACGCCCTGGGAGACGAGTTCCTGATGGACGAGGACAGCTCCTACTTGGACGAGGCGTCTACGGCGCCGGCCATCCCCGAAGGCCTGCCTGGCTCCAAATCTATCAGG GAAGGCGTCTTGGTGGACGAGTTTGGCCTTCCTCAAATTCCCGCCACATAA
- the myl12.1 gene encoding myosin, light chain 12, genome duplicate 1: MASKRAKGKTTKKRPQRATSNVFAMFDQSQIQEFKEAFNMIDQNRDGFVDKEDLHDMLASLGKNPTDDYLDAMMTEAPGPINFTMFLTMFGEKLNGTDPEDVIRNAFACFDEEGTGFIPEDYLRELLTTMGDRFTDDEVDELFREAPIDKKSNFNYVEFTRILKHGAKDKDD; the protein is encoded by the exons ATGGCGAGCAAACGGGCAAAGGGAAAGACCACCAAGAAGCGCCCCCAGCGCGCCACCTCCAATGTCTTCGCCATGTTCGACCAGTCGCAGATCCAGGAGTTCAAGGAGGCCTTCAACATGATCGACCAGAATCGTGATGGCTTCGTGGACAAGGAGGACCTCCACGACATGCTCGCCTCACTTG GGAAGAATCCCACGGACGACTACCTGGATGCCATGATGACCGAGGCTCCCGGCCCCATCAACTTCACCATGTTCCTCACCATGTTTGGAGAGAAGCTAAACGGCACGGACCCTGAGGACGTCATCAGGAACGCCTTTGCCTGCTTTGATGAAGAAGGAACAG GTTTCATCCCGGAAGATTACCTCAGGGAGCTGCTCACGACAATGGGCGACCGCTTCACAGACGACGAGGTGGACGAGCTGTTTCGCGAGGCGCCCATCGACAAGAAGAGCAACTTCAACTATGTGGAGTTTACGCGCATCCTCAAGCACGGTGCCAAGGATAAGGATGATTAA
- the fastkd3 gene encoding FAST kinase domain-containing protein 3, mitochondrial: MALKLVQRLSVGVHLGSVFPAVWPVCVACLNASAGRCILTGGCRRLQPSRGTRSLTAVVRDPSFVGTLGDSAPRFRLTQRHGPVDKDERDFHKRLNDCSSSSQVFKVLRSSTAVSDGAAAAALHRLADLEREEGENPCLRDPSVLEDHTVRALCLQLECDSRLLSDSALMSALLACTRLYIDPWSTLMVRLLSESQERLEGGDLSVSQLCTLGRAALAVEGSGGAMLAEVMAQIQKAAPSRWSLDELVAVYQLLQSGAALGGKYRDLLNAMHAHAVTVVPFMDEVAVSGLLGALKDLDQTQATPLVIQLCKRAVRHLPHFSDEQLAAVLAALMHFGHSDHYLMEALERRVSASAFTCHPETLTKATQFLSRRNILSPAVLDAVAESFVYRADGYSTGQIARQIAPFGKLAYLPPNAGELFRKVESILRTRFSQFQPRTLLSLLHSCILVERFPVNFVSKVFSSFFLQQLQEEKNGMDHFVLAQLTQLYMTVKLECPFYEGPRLLPKYRVKSFLMPGRSLETAVDPQMDNSVKSGLVKLFGARSYFASKVLTPYCYTLDVEIKLDEEGYVLPASHQDVFKRIALCIDGEQRFSTNARRLLGSESIKQRHLQLLGYQVVQIPFYEFKQLRSKATISNYLHQKIFPHSYRLIW; encoded by the exons ATGGCATTGAAACTAGTCCAAAGACTTTCAGTAGGAGTTCATCTCGGTTCCGTCTTCCCGGCAGTCTGGCCCGTGTGCGTGGCCTGCCTAAACGCGTCGGCGGGGCGTTGCATCCTCACAGGCGGCTGCCGCCGGCTCCAACCATCGCGAGGCACCAGGAGCCTGACCGCCGTCGTCCGGGACCCGTCGTTCGTGGGAACGCTCGGGGACTCTGCACCCCGGTTCCGTCTGACCCAGCGACACGGTCCCGTCGACAAAGACGAACGCGACTTCCACAAGCGTTTGAACGACTGCTCGTCTTCATCCCAG GTTTTCAAGGTGCTGCGCTCATCGACGGCAGTGTCAGATGGCGCGGCGGCCGCCGCACTGCACCGCCTGGCTGACCTGGAGCGGGAGGAGGGCGAGAACCCCTGCCTGCGTGACCCCTCGGTGCTGGAAGACCACACCGTTCGAGCACTGTGCCTGCAGCTTGAGTGCGACTCGCGCCTTTTGTCCGATTCCGCTTTGATGTCGGCTCTTCTGGCGTGCACGCGTCTCTACATCGACCCCTGGAGCACTCTGATG GTGCGTCTGTTGTCGGAGAGCCAGGAGAGGCTGGAGGGCGGTGACCTAAGCGTGAGCCAGCTTTGCACGCTGGGCCGGGCGGCGCTGGCCGTAGAGGGCTCCGGGGGCGCCATGCTGGCGGAGGTCATGGCACAAATCCAGAAGGCGGCACCCTCACGGTGGAGCTTAGACGAACTTGTGGCGGTGTACCAGCTTCTGCAAAGTGGCGCGGCACTCGGTGGCAAATACAGGGACCTCCTGAATGCCATGCACGCCCACGCCGTGACGGTGGTGCCTTTCATGGATGAGGTGGCTGTCAGCGGGCTGCTCGGCGCCCTGAAGGACCTGGACCAAACCCAGGCCACGCCGCTGGTGATCCAGTTGTGCAAACGGGCCGTGCGCCACCTGCCCCACTTCTCTGACGAGCAGCTGGCAGCCGTCCTCGCCGCCCTCATGCACTTTGGACATAGCGACCACTACCTGATggaggcgctggagcgtcgcgtGTCCGCCTCCGCCTTCACGTGCCACCCGGAGACGCTTACCAAGGCTACGCAGTTCTTGAGCCGCAGGAACATCCTGTCGCCGGCTGTGCTGGACGCCGTGGCCGAGAGCTTCGTGTACCGAGCGGACGGCTACAGCACGGGGCAGATAGCGCGGCAGATTGCGCCGTTCGGGAAGCTGGCCTACCTTccgcccaacgccggcgagctctTCAGAAAGGTGGAGAGCATCCTGCGCACGCGATTCTCACAGTTTCAGCCCCGCACTCTGCTGAGCCTTCTGCACTCGTGCATCCTGGTGGAGAGGTTTCCCGTCAACTTTGTttccaaggtcttcagcagcttctTCCTGCAGCAGCTGCAAG AGGAAAAGAACGGGATGGACCATTTTGTCCTGGCGCAGCTGACTCAACTCTACATGACCGTCAAATTGGAGTGTCCCTTTTATGAG GGCCCTCGTCTGCTCCCCAAGTACCGCGTCAAGTCCTTCCTGATGCCGGGACGCTCCCTGGAGACGGCGGTGGACCCGCAGATGGACAACTCGGTCAAGTCGGGCCTGGTGAAGCTCTTTGGCGCACGCTCCTACTTTGCCTCTAAAGTTTTGACACCTTACTGCTACACACTGG ACGTGGAGATCAAGCTGGACGAGGAAGGATACGTGCTCCCTGCCAGCCATCAGGACGTTTTCAAACG GATAGCGCTGTGCATTGACGGCGAGCAGCGCTTCAGCACCAACGCCAGACGGCTCCTCGGTAGCGAGAGCATCAAGCAGCGCCACCTCCAGCTGCTGGGATACCAAGTTGTCCAG ATCCCCTTCTATGAATTTAAGCAACTGCGCAGCAAGGCCACCATCAGCAATTACCTCCACCAGAAAATCTTCCCTCACAGCTACAGACTCATTTGGTGA